A genome region from Canis lupus dingo isolate Sandy chromosome 7, ASM325472v2, whole genome shotgun sequence includes the following:
- the CLEC20A gene encoding putative C-type lectin domain family 20 member A: MLIAGLPPTLCAAGLLQLLSAAGSIFDSARQLMSNGKNFSRVEVELSWSEALQHCRLHHTDLADLQSMNSVSSMRTLYSLTSSTEAWIGLFFNTRLRGLSWSSGSTFTAPVWSSLPVFQEGVCATLYSISIFPSLGASSCTERKPFICYYDPAVGHRIFTEPAPSLTTSPKPAAVHIGQQTFTRFDHEVTWRAALLYCRRHHTDLADLQLVADPAAKEALKSITSETEAWIGLYFNAASGALSWSSDLGSSIPAWLQVPQLGTGLCAGLRTYARYSPRVYSLDCSSLKPFICFYDPSIGHRESAALYPSFIGPSSDVTMEPTLRPSISLLPIPCRCFGPVLSWVPGPPSRVCKARLTPVGTGWAGPGLGEPQATAGPGSRGGRAGSPLLMPRRPGHRSARPASAAGHHLSASLSRGPGLARVLGTGAPSAGPRLCRRRPPPPLHLSATPWKVAPPASRRLPGDRREHLEALGLMRGGRAGKTAGSWPGGNRGPPARWAWGRHAGRAPAPARPGGTEAAGRVVCWATASLPGCSPGHWPGSLCSRRQLALTPPEDLGRGLGEALTGRVTRFGPTELPRQAGSCSPSVQSRGCPRPSPRVGAVPSLRPPCSRLCAGTPAAVTTEGTGGDTGSSATATRAQHLSSTEHPESTETGPTPTSGQLFGILKADFTIPALLDPQDMKEQFLSEIQEVLKLTLGREQFRLKWVGFEVNKK, from the exons ATGCTGATCGCGGGCCTGCCACCCACCCTCTGTGCCGCAG GGCTCCTCCAACTTCTCTCCGCCGCGGGCAGCATCTTCGACTCTG CCCGGCAGCTGATGAGCAATGGCAAGAACTTCTCGAGGGTGGAGGTGGAGCTGAGCTGGTCTGAGGCCCTGCAGCACTGCCGGCTGCACCACACGGACCTGGCCGATCTGCAGAGCATGAACAGCGTGAGCAGCATGAGGACCCTCTACTCCCTCACGAGCAGCACCGAGGCGTGGATCGGCCTCTTCTTCAACACGCGCCTTCGTGGCCTGAGCTGGTCCAGCGGGTCCACCTTCACGGCCCCGGTGTGGAGCTCGCTGCCCGTCTTCCAGGAGGGGGTCTGTGCCACCCTCTACTCCATCTCCATTTTCCCCAGCCTGGGGGCCAGCTCGTGCACAGAGCGGAAGCCCTTCATCTGCTACTACG ACCCTGCTGTGGGGCACCGCATCTTCACGGAGCCTGCTCCCAGCCTGACCACCTCTCCAAAGCCAG CCGCGGTGCACATCGGCCAACAAACCTTCACGCGGTTTGACCACGAGGTGACGTGGCGGGCGGCGCTGCTGTACTGTCGCAGGCACCACACGGACCTGGCCGACCTGCAGCTGGTGGCGGACCCGGCAGCCAAGGAGGCCCTGAAATCCATCACAAGTGAGACCGAGGCCTGGATTGGCCTCTACTTCAACGCGGCCTCCGGGGCCCTGAGCTGGTCCAGCGACCTGGGGTCCAGCATCCCCGCCTGgctccaggtgccccagttgggGACCGGACTGTGCGCGGGGCTCCGCACCTACGCGCGCTACTCCCCCCGGGTTTATTCCCTGGACTGCTCTTCCCTGAAACCCTTCATCTGCTTCTACG ACCCCTCCATCGGGCACCGGGAGTCCGCTGCTCTTTATCCATCCTTTATCGGTCCCTCCTCAGATGTGACTATGGAGCCCACGCTCAGGCCAAGTATATCCCTGCTTCCTATTCCATGTAGGTGCTTTGGACCTGTTCTCAGCTGGGTGCCAGGGCCTCCATCCAGGGTCTGCAAG GCCCGGCTCACCCCAGTGGGCACtgggtgggcagggccaggcctgggagAACCCCAGGCCACGGCCGGGCCCGGGAGCCGAGGAGGCCGCGCCGGTTCCCCGCTGCTGATGCCCCGCCGGCCAGGTCACCGCTCTGCGCGTCCCGCCTCGGCCGCTGGCCACCACCTGTCGGCGTCCTTGTCCCGGGGCCCTGGCCTTGCCAGGGTCCTGGGCACAGGGGCCCCCTC GGCAGGCCCGCGACTCTGCAggaggcgccccccccccccgctccacCTCTCAGCTACCCCCTGGAAGGTGGCACCTCCAGCCTCCCGGCGGCTCCCCGGGGACCGGAGAGAGCACCTCGAGGCCCTCGGGCTCATGCGCGGCGGCAGGGCGGGGAAGACCGCTGGCAGCTGGCCGGGCGGAAACAGGGGCCCACCGGCTCGCTGGGCCTGGGGACGCCACGCCGGCCGGGCCCCAGCGCCCGCTCGCCCTGGGGGCACTGAGGCCGCGGGTCGGGTCGTGTGCTGGGCCACAGCTTCCCTGCCCGGCTGCAGCCCGGGACACTGGCCGGGGAGCCTGTGCAGCCGGCGCCAGCTCGCCCTCACGCCGCCGGAGGATTTAGGGCGCGGTCTCGGAGAAGCG CTCACGGGGCGGGTGACGAGGTTTGGCCCGACCGAGCTTCCCCGACAGGCTGGCTCCTGCAGCCCCAGTGTGCAGAGCAGGGGCTGCCCACGCCCGTCCCCTCGCGTGGGGGCTGTCCCCAGTCTCAGACCACCTTGCTCCCGGCTGTGTGCAGGGACTCCTGCAGCTGTGACCACCGAAGGGACCGGTGGCGACACGGGAAGTTCAGCCACCGCCACTCGGGCCCAACATTTGAGCTCGACCGAACACCCGGAGTCTACAGAAACCGGCCCAACTCCCACATCAG GGCAACTCTTTGGAATCCTGAAAGCAGATTTTACCATCCCAGCTCTGCTGGACCCACAGGATATGAAAGAGCAATTTTTGAGTGAG ATCCAAGAAGTCTTAAAGCTTACATTAGGTCGTGAGCAATTCAGATTGAAATGGGTTGGCTTCGAAGTAAACAAAAAATAG